A genomic stretch from Komagataeibacter xylinus includes:
- a CDS encoding ABC transporter ATP-binding protein, translating into MSDLTPVLELRDVHRTYRLPRGQKLRAVDGISLRVMPGEMLGLVGESGCGKSTLGRCMLRLDDVSSGQVLFEGRDITTLSERKLRPLRPAMQMVFQNSTAALNPRRSIGDLLAEPLRVHPAPDGRKHTAATITARLHELMALVGLPASALARYPHAFSGGQRQRINIARALALSPRLVVADEPVSALDVSVQAQIVNLFADLRERLGLTYVFVAHDLAVVRQISTRIAVMYLGAIVECGETDDVLHAPAHPYTAALTAAVPCPVVGAPPAMLLRGDVPSPVNRPAGCRFHTRCPQAQARCSMEEPGLRVIRPGHEVACHYPLPPA; encoded by the coding sequence ATGAGTGACCTTACCCCCGTGCTGGAACTGCGCGATGTGCACAGGACCTACCGCCTGCCCCGTGGGCAGAAACTCAGGGCGGTTGATGGCATATCGCTGCGCGTCATGCCCGGCGAGATGCTGGGGCTGGTGGGGGAATCCGGCTGTGGCAAGTCCACGCTGGGGCGGTGCATGCTGCGGCTTGATGATGTCTCATCGGGGCAGGTTCTGTTTGAAGGGCGCGACATCACCACCCTGAGCGAACGGAAGTTGCGCCCGCTACGTCCGGCCATGCAGATGGTGTTCCAGAATTCCACCGCAGCCCTCAACCCGCGTCGCAGTATTGGCGACCTGCTGGCCGAGCCGCTGCGCGTACATCCGGCGCCCGACGGGCGCAAACACACGGCAGCCACGATCACCGCGCGGCTGCATGAACTCATGGCGCTGGTCGGCCTGCCTGCCTCAGCGCTTGCGCGGTACCCGCATGCCTTTTCAGGTGGGCAGCGCCAGCGCATCAACATTGCCCGCGCACTCGCGCTCTCGCCACGACTGGTGGTGGCGGATGAACCGGTCTCGGCGCTTGATGTGTCGGTGCAGGCCCAGATCGTCAACCTGTTTGCTGATCTGCGCGAGCGGCTGGGACTGACCTATGTATTCGTGGCGCATGACCTGGCGGTGGTGCGGCAGATTTCAACCCGCATCGCGGTCATGTATCTCGGCGCGATTGTGGAATGCGGCGAGACGGATGACGTGCTGCATGCGCCCGCCCATCCCTACACCGCCGCCCTGACCGCAGCCGTGCCGTGCCCCGTGGTGGGTGCGCCGCCAGCCATGCTGCTGCGTGGCGATGTGCCCAGCCCGGTCAACCGGCCTGCGGGCTGCCGGTTTCATACGCGCTGCCCGCAGGCACAGGCGCGGTGTAGCATGGAGGAACCCGGCCTGCGCGTCATCCGCCCCGGCCATGAAGTGGCCTGCCACTACCCGCTCCCGCCTGCGTAG
- a CDS encoding peroxidase-related enzyme (This protein belongs to a clade of uncharacterized proteins related to peroxidases such as the alkylhydroperoxidase AhpD.) has product MKPVTRFTTDTLDWEPYITPVDYDTATPAQREALQETPSHRKISKYTLTLAHDPESLKYRSPLFNLIMYGKDGLPRAERELAAVATSVVNHCIYCGSVHAARYIELTRRPEVMDEIFTDGTKAEIDEYSQGLFDFAVALSKTPVAATQADMNHVRDLGFNALQALDLVLASAIFGWANRLMHTLGQAVEPTEA; this is encoded by the coding sequence ATGAAGCCCGTCACCCGCTTTACCACCGACACGCTTGACTGGGAGCCTTACATCACCCCGGTGGATTATGACACGGCAACCCCCGCCCAGCGCGAGGCCCTGCAGGAAACCCCTTCGCACCGCAAGATCTCGAAATATACGCTCACACTGGCGCATGACCCCGAAAGCCTGAAATACCGCTCGCCGCTGTTCAACCTGATCATGTACGGCAAGGATGGCCTGCCGCGCGCGGAGCGTGAACTTGCGGCGGTGGCGACATCGGTGGTGAACCACTGCATTTACTGCGGCTCGGTCCATGCAGCGCGTTATATCGAACTGACCAGACGGCCCGAAGTCATGGATGAGATCTTTACCGATGGCACCAAGGCTGAAATTGATGAGTATTCACAAGGTCTGTTCGACTTTGCGGTCGCCCTTTCCAAAACACCCGTCGCGGCAACCCAGGCCGATATGAACCATGTGCGCGATCTGGGCTTCAACGCGCTTCAGGCACTTGACCTCGTGCTGGCCAGCGCCATTTTTGGCTGGGCCAATCGGCTCATGCACACGCTGGGCCAGGCAGTAGAACCCACGGAAGCCTGA
- a CDS encoding MYG1 family protein, with translation MSEHTPIGLENPTAPVSAVTHSGNFHLDETLGYVILHYALAPDGDLRGRVMGTGPDGRLTFARTRSPERIAAADIVFDVGGKYDPATGRYDHHMKEKPLREDGTPYSAAGLLWKDYGMAAIRSILKNPAPEPEVAAIWQSLDRSLVLPIDLDDNGVTKMGKLSLADIVSACRPTWDTVELYGPDAAKTRETEGFANAAVAVAGHLVNMIDRVRASLKAESRVLAAYAQAEDKRILLMETGMPTEKVIFDHDLPVVYVVSPAAPDRWNVKAIPPVRGDFGQRVSLPEAWRGLDGATLASVSGVADAVFAHPARFICGAASRAGALKMAQLALEIDAAQAKG, from the coding sequence ATGTCAGAACACACGCCCATCGGTCTTGAAAACCCCACCGCTCCCGTCAGCGCGGTGACGCATTCAGGTAACTTCCACCTTGATGAGACGCTGGGCTATGTGATCCTGCATTATGCGCTTGCACCCGATGGTGACCTGCGCGGGCGCGTGATGGGCACCGGCCCAGACGGGCGGCTGACATTTGCGCGCACCCGCTCGCCCGAGCGCATTGCCGCAGCCGACATCGTTTTTGACGTGGGCGGAAAATACGACCCCGCCACAGGCCGCTACGACCACCACATGAAGGAAAAGCCCCTGCGCGAGGATGGCACGCCCTATAGCGCGGCCGGGCTTTTGTGGAAGGATTACGGCATGGCCGCCATCCGCAGCATCCTGAAAAATCCGGCGCCAGAACCCGAGGTTGCCGCCATCTGGCAGAGTCTTGACCGCTCGCTTGTGCTGCCTATCGACCTTGACGATAACGGCGTGACCAAGATGGGCAAGCTCTCGCTGGCCGATATCGTCTCCGCCTGTCGCCCCACATGGGATACGGTGGAGCTGTACGGCCCCGATGCCGCAAAAACCCGCGAGACCGAAGGCTTCGCCAACGCAGCGGTGGCGGTGGCGGGGCATCTTGTCAACATGATCGACCGCGTGCGCGCCAGCCTCAAGGCGGAAAGCCGCGTGCTCGCCGCCTATGCGCAGGCGGAGGACAAGCGCATCCTGCTCATGGAAACCGGCATGCCGACCGAGAAGGTCATTTTCGACCACGACCTGCCGGTTGTCTATGTCGTCTCCCCCGCCGCCCCCGATCGCTGGAACGTCAAGGCCATTCCGCCCGTACGCGGTGATTTTGGCCAGCGCGTCTCGCTGCCCGAGGCCTGGCGCGGCCTTGATGGCGCAACGCTGGCAAGCGTGTCAGGCGTTGCCGATGCGGTCTTTGCCCACCCCGCCCGCTTCATCTGCGGGGCGGCGAGCCGCGCGGGCGCGCTGAAAATGGCGCAGCTCGCCCTTGAGATCGACGCGGCACAGGCCAAGGGCTGA
- a CDS encoding SDR family oxidoreductase — protein MTTTIPPQSQPHQPGVERLMNPQAEHIRESYRGSGKLKGRRALVSGGDSGIGRAAVLHFAREGADVAILYLEEDEDAHETVRLAKAEGVRALAIRGNVANSAVCDDAVRQTVDTLGGLDIVVNNAGVQYVSEDLTDITDDMWQHHMDVNINGYFYLTRAALPHLGRDSVIINTSSINAFAGNPSLVAYTTTKAAEMGFTRALALQLAPQGIRVNAVAPGPVWTPLQPASWGPVDPESVAHLGDKTALGRVGQPSELGPAYVYLAAQDSSFVTGQTLHVNGGMIVNG, from the coding sequence ATGACCACCACCATCCCCCCCCAGAGCCAGCCCCACCAGCCCGGCGTAGAGCGGCTGATGAATCCGCAGGCCGAACATATCCGCGAGAGCTATCGCGGTAGTGGCAAGCTGAAGGGACGCCGAGCACTGGTCAGCGGCGGTGATAGCGGCATCGGGCGGGCTGCCGTGCTGCATTTTGCCCGCGAGGGTGCCGATGTGGCCATACTTTACCTTGAAGAAGATGAAGACGCACACGAGACGGTGCGCCTGGCCAAGGCTGAAGGTGTGCGCGCACTTGCCATACGCGGCAACGTAGCCAACAGCGCCGTATGTGATGATGCGGTCAGGCAGACCGTCGATACGCTGGGCGGCCTCGACATTGTGGTGAACAATGCAGGCGTGCAGTATGTCAGCGAAGACCTGACCGATATTACCGATGACATGTGGCAGCATCACATGGATGTGAATATCAACGGCTATTTCTACCTCACCCGCGCTGCCCTGCCACATCTGGGGCGTGACAGCGTCATCATCAACACGTCTTCCATCAATGCCTTTGCGGGCAATCCCTCGCTCGTAGCCTATACCACCACCAAGGCAGCCGAGATGGGCTTTACCCGCGCGCTGGCGCTACAGCTTGCGCCACAGGGCATCAGGGTAAATGCCGTTGCCCCCGGCCCGGTCTGGACCCCGCTGCAGCCCGCAAGCTGGGGGCCGGTTGACCCGGAATCCGTTGCCCATCTGGGTGACAAGACAGCCCTTGGCCGCGTGGGTCAGCCCAGTGAGTTAGGTCCGGCCTATGTGTATCTGGCAGCGCAGGATTCATCGTTCGTGACCGGGCAGACCCTGCACGTCAATGGCGGCATGATCGTCAATGGCTGA
- a CDS encoding AGE family epimerase/isomerase translates to MAEPLPALMLPAASWLRLSPHRRWLDMQGQRLLDFSKPSRVAQGFAALDDDGALPPPATADSTLSARMTHVYAVASGRGLPGCGPLAAHGVACLLGPLRDHEHDGWFLTPPTNGARPSDARKQAYLHAFVALAASSATVAGVPEGRMLLDAALKVWEDHFWSEKEGVFRESFAADWSDEENYRGANANMHSVEACMAVADVTGNPVWRQRALRVVERFIHTLAREADYFLPEHYDRNWTLLPDYHRDTPTDALRPYGMTPGHFVEWSHLLLKLEAALLRTQGHAPPWLVDDAVALFHRGMETGWARDGAPGLVYTIDWNHQPVVHNRPHWCQAEAMTAAAALLKRTGHAQYEQWYRTIWNYIDLYMIDRKRGGWIQELDQHNRPSAVVYKGKADLYHAWQATLTPLLPLAPSFATAISLLEN, encoded by the coding sequence ATGGCTGAGCCGCTACCTGCCCTGATGCTGCCTGCCGCATCATGGCTGCGCCTTTCACCCCATCGCCGCTGGCTCGACATGCAGGGCCAGCGCCTGCTTGATTTCTCCAAGCCATCACGCGTGGCGCAGGGCTTCGCTGCCCTTGATGATGACGGCGCCCTGCCGCCGCCCGCCACGGCAGACAGCACGCTCAGCGCGCGCATGACCCATGTCTATGCCGTGGCTTCCGGGCGCGGCCTGCCGGGCTGCGGCCCGCTGGCCGCCCATGGCGTGGCCTGCCTGCTCGGCCCCCTGCGTGACCATGAGCATGATGGCTGGTTCCTGACACCTCCCACCAATGGCGCCCGCCCGTCGGATGCCCGCAAGCAGGCCTACCTGCATGCCTTTGTGGCCCTCGCCGCTTCATCCGCAACAGTTGCGGGTGTGCCGGAGGGGCGCATGCTGCTCGATGCGGCACTGAAGGTATGGGAAGACCATTTCTGGAGCGAGAAGGAAGGCGTCTTTCGTGAAAGCTTTGCCGCTGACTGGTCGGATGAGGAAAACTATCGCGGCGCCAACGCCAACATGCATTCAGTCGAGGCCTGCATGGCGGTGGCGGACGTAACGGGCAACCCCGTGTGGCGGCAACGCGCGCTGCGCGTGGTGGAGCGCTTCATCCATACGCTAGCCCGTGAGGCCGACTATTTCCTGCCCGAACATTACGACCGGAACTGGACGCTACTGCCCGACTACCACCGCGACACCCCGACTGACGCCCTGCGTCCCTATGGCATGACGCCGGGGCATTTCGTGGAATGGTCTCACCTGCTGCTCAAGCTGGAAGCCGCCCTGCTACGCACGCAGGGTCATGCCCCGCCGTGGCTTGTGGATGATGCGGTAGCGCTGTTCCACCGTGGCATGGAAACTGGCTGGGCGCGTGATGGCGCGCCGGGGCTGGTCTATACCATCGACTGGAACCACCAGCCCGTGGTGCATAACCGCCCCCACTGGTGTCAGGCCGAGGCCATGACTGCTGCCGCCGCCCTGCTCAAGCGCACGGGGCATGCGCAATATGAGCAATGGTACCGCACGATATGGAATTATATCGACCTTTACATGATCGATCGCAAACGCGGCGGCTGGATACAGGAACTCGACCAGCACAACCGGCCATCCGCCGTGGTCTATAAGGGCAAGGCTGATCTGTACCACGCCTGGCAGGCCACCCTCACGCCGCTGCTGCCGCTCGCGCCAAGCTTTGCTACGGCCATATCGTTACTGGAAAACTAG
- a CDS encoding ABC transporter permease: protein MIPALLRRLGQTLLVLFGVSVLVFTVFFATPGADPTARIAGRNASPQIMEKVRREYGFDRALPVQYVTMMKKLFVTRDLASYADRGELVVPQILQAAPVTACLVCGAAFIWVSASIIMGTLAAAFKDTWVDRTLMMAGLAGISIPVFWLGQVTNLMTQSRYHDTWLFSWVPGLGYVPFSEDPGGWFRALVIPWIVLAVMFIGIYSRVLRADLVALAGEDFMRTARAKGLSPTRVMLRHGLRTALVTFVSLFGLDFAQLVGGGALLTEVVFGLPGVGRLTYRALTNLDLPVIMATVMYSAIFVVVANAVVDMVYLLLDPRVRDAR from the coding sequence ATGATCCCTGCCCTGCTCCGCCGTCTCGGCCAGACGCTGCTCGTGCTGTTTGGCGTGTCGGTGCTGGTGTTCACGGTGTTTTTCGCCACACCGGGTGCCGACCCCACCGCGCGCATCGCAGGTCGCAATGCCTCGCCGCAGATCATGGAAAAAGTGCGCCGTGAATACGGCTTCGACCGTGCCCTGCCGGTGCAGTACGTGACCATGATGAAAAAACTGTTCGTCACCCGCGACCTCGCCTCCTACGCCGACCGGGGCGAACTGGTGGTGCCGCAGATCCTGCAGGCGGCCCCGGTTACGGCCTGCCTCGTATGCGGGGCGGCGTTCATCTGGGTCAGCGCTTCCATCATCATGGGCACGCTGGCCGCAGCTTTTAAGGATACATGGGTGGACCGCACGCTCATGATGGCCGGGCTGGCCGGTATTTCCATACCTGTGTTCTGGCTGGGGCAGGTCACCAACCTGATGACGCAGAGCCGCTATCACGACACATGGCTGTTCTCATGGGTGCCGGGACTGGGTTATGTGCCGTTCAGCGAGGACCCGGGCGGGTGGTTCCGCGCGCTTGTCATTCCATGGATCGTGCTGGCGGTCATGTTCATCGGCATCTACAGCCGGGTGCTGCGGGCCGATCTCGTCGCACTGGCAGGCGAGGACTTCATGCGCACCGCCCGCGCCAAGGGACTTTCACCCACGCGGGTCATGCTGCGCCACGGGCTGCGCACCGCGCTGGTTACGTTCGTCTCGCTGTTCGGGCTGGATTTCGCGCAGCTTGTGGGTGGCGGCGCGCTGCTGACGGAGGTGGTGTTCGGCCTGCCCGGCGTGGGGCGGCTGACCTATCGGGCGCTCACCAATCTCGACCTGCCGGTTATTATGGCCACGGTCATGTATTCCGCCATTTTCGTGGTGGTGGCCAATGCGGTGGTGGATATGGTGTACCTGCTGCTTGACCCAAGGGTGCGTGATGCCCGCTGA
- a CDS encoding ABC transporter permease, which produces MSSPSPSLPSGPWRLAAHAFGRNRSAMGALGVLAFITCACLLAPLYAHDVAHSDPFASNVAGSIVLDGQEVDIMQPNDNPLHLGLSPIGPTGHAAYLLGADSQGRDLAARLLYGGRNSLLISACAAVLCLVVATLAGIVAGFCGGVIDVVLSRIMDIMWAVPVYLFAISLSIVMVSQQIHLGPFVLGADSLLIPIFIIALVYVPYAARPIRGRVLALRQAEFVTAARSLGVPGWRIMLLDIMPNISTTLATLGPLLMALALLAESALSFLSLGVQAPQASWGTIIQGGEGLIYTRPLVAVAPGLAIVAVVLALNIVADGLRDALDGREGAR; this is translated from the coding sequence ATGTCTTCGCCTTCTCCTTCCCTTCCTTCCGGCCCGTGGCGACTTGCCGCGCATGCGTTCGGGCGCAACAGGTCGGCCATGGGCGCGCTGGGCGTGCTGGCATTCATCACCTGCGCCTGCCTGCTGGCTCCGCTTTATGCCCATGATGTGGCCCACAGCGATCCCTTCGCCTCAAACGTGGCCGGCAGCATCGTGCTCGATGGACAGGAGGTGGACATCATGCAGCCCAATGACAATCCGCTGCATCTCGGCCTCAGCCCCATCGGCCCCACGGGGCATGCCGCCTATCTGCTCGGCGCTGACAGCCAGGGCCGCGATCTTGCCGCCCGCCTGCTCTATGGCGGGCGCAACTCCCTGCTCATTTCGGCCTGCGCGGCCGTGCTGTGCCTTGTGGTGGCAACACTTGCGGGCATCGTTGCGGGTTTCTGCGGTGGCGTGATCGATGTTGTCCTCTCCCGCATCATGGACATCATGTGGGCGGTGCCGGTCTATCTGTTTGCCATCTCGCTTTCCATCGTCATGGTCAGCCAGCAAATCCATCTTGGACCATTCGTGCTGGGGGCGGACAGCCTGCTTATTCCCATCTTCATCATCGCACTGGTTTACGTGCCCTATGCCGCACGCCCCATACGCGGGCGGGTGCTGGCGCTGCGGCAGGCGGAGTTCGTCACCGCCGCGCGCAGCCTTGGCGTGCCGGGGTGGCGGATCATGCTGCTTGACATCATGCCCAACATCAGCACCACGCTGGCAACGCTCGGCCCGCTGCTCATGGCGCTGGCCCTGCTGGCGGAGAGTGCGCTGTCCTTCCTCTCGCTGGGGGTGCAGGCGCCACAGGCGTCATGGGGCACCATCATTCAGGGTGGCGAGGGCCTGATCTATACCCGCCCGCTTGTTGCGGTCGCGCCGGGTCTGGCCATCGTGGCGGTAGTGCTTGCCCTCAATATCGTGGCCGATGGCCTGCGCGATGCACTTGACGGGCGCGAGGGCGCACGATGA
- a CDS encoding CPCC family cysteine-rich protein, whose protein sequence is MTGLLPCPCCEALTISEYGDYEICMICNWEDDPVQSADPDFSGGANILSLNQARTCHSKSNRP, encoded by the coding sequence ATGACAGGACTGCTACCGTGTCCATGCTGTGAAGCATTGACCATCTCGGAATATGGCGACTATGAAATCTGTATGATCTGTAATTGGGAAGACGATCCCGTGCAGTCAGCAGACCCGGACTTTTCAGGTGGGGCAAACATTCTCAGCCTGAATCAGGCCAGAACCTGTCATTCAAAGTCTAACAGGCCCTAG
- a CDS encoding phosphoribosyltransferase, with translation MTLPAYHATWSPDGAPAAAPPYGQSYPVRLHDGSTLTLPLRALPGGEQAIALLMANQTSFAVERQFIRLLAEMISPLAPEAIVGVPTMGLAYARPVAEKLGMNDYVALGHSRKFWYDDSLAIPLTSSTSPDQTKHLYLDPALVERVRGKRVVVIDDVLNTGRTAAAAVQLLERAGACVVAMAAVLTEGWAWRATLEAACPGTVPPVHALGHIPLFARQADGWHPQSGT, from the coding sequence GTGACCCTGCCTGCCTACCACGCCACATGGTCGCCTGATGGCGCACCCGCCGCTGCTCCGCCTTATGGTCAATCCTACCCGGTGCGGCTGCATGATGGCTCTACCCTCACCCTGCCGCTGCGCGCCCTGCCTGGCGGCGAGCAGGCCATTGCCCTGCTCATGGCCAACCAGACCAGCTTTGCGGTCGAACGCCAGTTCATCCGCCTGCTGGCCGAAATGATCAGCCCGCTGGCGCCCGAGGCGATCGTTGGGGTGCCCACCATGGGGCTGGCCTATGCCCGGCCCGTGGCAGAAAAGCTTGGCATGAATGATTACGTAGCGCTGGGGCACTCGCGTAAATTCTGGTACGATGACAGCCTTGCCATCCCGCTTACCTCCTCAACCAGCCCGGACCAGACAAAACACCTCTACCTTGACCCGGCACTGGTGGAACGCGTGCGCGGCAAGCGCGTGGTGGTGATTGATGATGTGCTCAATACCGGGCGCACGGCTGCGGCTGCCGTGCAACTGCTTGAGCGCGCGGGGGCATGCGTCGTGGCCATGGCAGCCGTGCTGACCGAAGGCTGGGCCTGGCGCGCAACGCTGGAGGCAGCCTGCCCCGGCACCGTCCCGCCGGTGCATGCACTGGGCCATATCCCGCTTTTTGCCAGGCAGGCCGATGGCTGGCACCCCCAGTCCGGCACCTGA
- a CDS encoding rhodanese-like domain-containing protein, producing the protein MNVQIPAASRVASVSFVRNRLRAGQEIALLDLREEGPFASAHPLFAVNLPLGRIEERIGGLIPRRDAPIVLYDNAEGRVARALPVLAALGYTNVSVLEGGLEGWREAGAELFIDVNVPSKAFGELVEHVRGTPSIAARDLHERLERGEDIIVLDARRFGEYNTMSIPTARSVPGAELALRVRDIAPSPDTTVVVNCAGRTRSIIGTQSLVNAGIPNPVFALRNGTIGWTLAGLQLDHDATRKAGEPSAHNVAKAREAARSLARRTGVREIGRTELEQLEAQKARTLYRLDVRSPEEYVAEHLKGFRSAPGGQLVQATDEWVGVRHGTIVLTDDDGVRARMTGHWLRQLGWQEVYVLHDWADLPRTTGAEPAALVAPLPDVEMVGVLDLVAELKTLHAPVVIDLAPSPTFRRGHVPGAVFAIRSDLPAQAWEKNAEIVLTSPDGLSARIAAPELHKRGVRVRVLAGGTLSWHDAGLPLETGLDESRALSRADDVYKRPYEGTDNATAAMQAYLDWEFGLVAQLERDGTHGFGVVEDIP; encoded by the coding sequence ATGAACGTCCAGATTCCCGCGGCTTCCCGCGTCGCTTCCGTTAGTTTCGTGCGCAATCGCCTGCGTGCCGGGCAGGAAATCGCCCTGCTCGACCTGCGCGAGGAAGGGCCGTTTGCTTCGGCACACCCCCTGTTTGCCGTCAACCTGCCGCTGGGCCGCATCGAGGAACGGATCGGGGGCCTGATCCCACGCCGCGATGCCCCCATTGTGCTGTATGACAATGCAGAAGGGCGGGTAGCCCGTGCGCTGCCCGTTCTGGCGGCGCTGGGTTACACTAATGTCAGCGTGCTGGAAGGCGGCCTCGAGGGCTGGCGGGAGGCCGGGGCGGAGCTGTTCATCGATGTCAATGTCCCGTCCAAGGCGTTCGGGGAACTGGTGGAACACGTGCGCGGCACACCATCCATCGCGGCGCGCGACCTGCATGAGCGGCTGGAGCGGGGGGAGGATATTATTGTCCTCGATGCCAGACGGTTTGGTGAATACAATACCATGTCCATTCCGACCGCCCGCTCCGTGCCCGGAGCGGAACTGGCGCTGCGTGTGCGTGATATCGCCCCATCGCCCGATACAACGGTGGTGGTGAACTGCGCAGGGCGCACACGCTCCATTATCGGCACCCAGTCTCTGGTCAACGCGGGTATTCCCAACCCGGTCTTTGCACTGCGTAACGGCACGATCGGCTGGACATTGGCCGGCTTGCAACTCGATCATGACGCCACCCGGAAGGCTGGAGAACCATCGGCCCATAACGTGGCAAAGGCGCGTGAGGCAGCCCGGTCCCTTGCCCGGCGCACGGGTGTAAGGGAAATCGGGCGCACGGAACTGGAGCAGCTGGAAGCACAGAAAGCGCGTACCCTTTATCGGCTTGATGTCCGCTCACCTGAGGAATACGTGGCAGAGCACCTCAAGGGTTTCCGTTCCGCGCCCGGTGGGCAATTGGTACAGGCCACGGATGAATGGGTGGGCGTGCGCCATGGCACGATCGTGCTGACCGATGATGACGGCGTGCGCGCGCGCATGACAGGCCACTGGCTCCGTCAACTGGGCTGGCAGGAGGTCTATGTCCTGCACGACTGGGCAGACCTGCCGCGCACCACGGGGGCTGAACCTGCGGCGCTGGTGGCGCCATTACCAGATGTGGAGATGGTTGGTGTGCTGGACTTGGTTGCCGAACTGAAAACGCTGCACGCCCCGGTTGTAATTGACCTTGCACCCAGCCCTACGTTCCGCCGTGGGCATGTGCCCGGCGCAGTCTTCGCCATTCGTAGCGATCTGCCCGCACAGGCATGGGAGAAGAATGCCGAGATTGTCCTGACTTCCCCCGATGGGCTGAGTGCGCGCATTGCCGCACCGGAACTCCACAAACGGGGTGTGCGTGTGCGCGTGCTGGCGGGAGGCACCCTGTCGTGGCATGACGCGGGGCTGCCTCTTGAAACGGGGCTGGATGAAAGCCGTGCCCTGTCGCGGGCGGATGATGTGTACAAGCGCCCCTATGAAGGCACCGATAATGCTACAGCCGCAATGCAGGCCTATCTGGACTGGGAGTTCGGACTTGTAGCCCAACTGGAGCGTGACGGGACACATGGCTTTGGTGTTGTGGAAGATATTCCATAA
- a CDS encoding ABC transporter ATP-binding protein — translation MPADSMPLLDVRNLCVSVPANGGMIPLVENVSFSVDEAEIVGLVGESGSGKSVTAMALMGLIDSPGIKISGSARFRGQELVGMPQRALRRLRGRDIAMIFQDPMTAFTPVYTIGWQIDEQIRAHERLSRSAARARTVALLAEMGVPDPARTAQRYPHQLSGGLRQRAMIAMALSCNPTLLIADEPTTALDVTVQAQILELLRGLRHSHGSSVLLITHDMGVVAQTCSRTLVLYSGRMAESGSTATLFARPAHPYTAALLDSIPPLYGTRPHRLPAIAGVPPTPQERPAGCAFGPRCAYVHATCLPAPPPLTSIGAGQQAACVLPAEGRPLPPRATTQATPA, via the coding sequence ATGCCCGCTGATTCCATGCCCCTGCTCGATGTGCGCAACCTGTGCGTGAGCGTGCCCGCGAATGGCGGCATGATCCCACTGGTCGAGAACGTGTCCTTCAGCGTGGATGAAGCCGAAATCGTGGGGCTGGTGGGTGAGTCAGGTTCGGGCAAGTCGGTCACGGCCATGGCGCTGATGGGGCTGATCGACAGCCCCGGAATAAAGATCAGCGGCTCGGCGCGTTTTCGCGGGCAGGAACTCGTGGGCATGCCGCAGCGCGCCCTGCGCAGGCTGCGCGGGCGTGACATCGCCATGATCTTTCAGGACCCGATGACGGCGTTCACCCCGGTCTATACCATCGGCTGGCAGATTGATGAGCAGATCCGCGCGCATGAGCGCCTCTCGCGCAGTGCCGCTCGGGCCCGCACGGTGGCGTTGCTGGCCGAGATGGGCGTGCCCGATCCCGCCCGCACGGCGCAGCGCTATCCGCACCAGCTCTCGGGCGGGTTGCGGCAGCGTGCCATGATCGCCATGGCGCTTTCATGCAATCCCACGTTGCTGATTGCCGATGAACCGACAACCGCGCTTGACGTAACCGTGCAGGCCCAGATCCTTGAACTGCTGCGCGGCCTGCGCCACAGCCATGGCTCTTCCGTGCTGCTCATCACACACGATATGGGCGTGGTGGCCCAGACCTGTTCGCGCACGCTCGTGCTCTATTCCGGCCGCATGGCAGAGAGCGGATCAACCGCCACCCTGTTCGCCCGGCCTGCCCACCCCTATACCGCGGCATTACTGGACTCCATCCCCCCGCTTTACGGCACCCGCCCGCACCGCCTGCCCGCCATTGCGGGCGTGCCGCCTACGCCACAGGAGCGACCTGCCGGCTGCGCCTTTGGCCCGCGCTGTGCCTATGTGCACGCAACCTGCCTGCCTGCCCCGCCACCACTGACCAGCATCGGGGCCGGACAGCAGGCCGCCTGCGTGCTCCCCGCCGAAGGCAGGCCCCTGCCACCCCGCGCTACCACACAGGCCACGCCAGCATGA